One genomic segment of Impatiens glandulifera chromosome 6, dImpGla2.1, whole genome shotgun sequence includes these proteins:
- the LOC124943464 gene encoding LOB domain-containing protein 30-like has protein sequence MPILKSLWEHVIIMGACGVCKFLQKRCLDDCIFAPYFHSVQGIANFESIHRNFRDNNICKLLTNMPIEKRADVVITLCLEARARLQDSIYGRTSEIYTIQNQVITVEIEFSSMQVIQILDHLSRQPIRTLLPPELRWTAAMGRVCSGVTP, from the exons ATGCCAATTCTAAAATCATTATGGGAGCATGTGATCATTATGGGAGCATGTGGAGTCTGCAAATTCTTACAAAAGAGGTGCCTAGATGACTGCATATTTGCACCTTATTTCCATTCCGTCCAAGGAATTGCAAATTTCGAGTCCATTCATAGGAATTTCAGAGACAACAACATTTGCAAGCTTCTAACAAATATGCCGATCGAAAAAAGAGCCGATGTCGTTATCACTTTATGTTTGGAGGCTCGTGCTCGTCTCCAAGATTCTATCTATGGTCGTACATCTGAGATCTACACTATTCAAAATCAg gtCATAACTGTAGAAATTGAGTTTTCTTCAATGCAAGTGATCCAAATATTGGATCATCTCAGCAGGCAGCCGATCAGAACACTTTTGCCGCCGGAGCTCAGGTGGACGGCAGCGATGGGAAGAGTTTGCTCGGGAGTAACTCCCTAA